AGAGAGAGATTGACAGGCATGGATCTGAGAGCCTCAAGATGGTGATGAAGTATGCCCAAGCTGCCGTAGTTATCAGACCCAATATCCGAGGAATCTGTGGGTTTAACCCCGCTGGAGGcatatctcctctctctgggaACCTGACAGGGTTaaagcaaatacaaaacaaagagaGTCTGTAACAAATCAAACATGTCATGTGAAAAAGCTCTTATCTATGTTATTGTTATTCTGTCTGGAGCGTCATGCTTCCCACACCTTGTAGTAGTCATACAGCAGCCCCAGCGCTGCTGCACTGTCCTCGTCTCCATTGATGCTCATCATGGCCTTAGTGGCAGCAGTCAGCGGGTTCTCCAGGTAGTTCTTCCAAGCCTCATCCTCGCTGCTGAACACCGTGCGTGAGGGCACCGCCACTTCGTTTGGgacaaccaccaccaccctttTACTAAGCCGACGGAGGGACAATGGGGAGAGACAATAGGCCGTGTTGTTATTGCAAAGCCAATCTGTCATTAACAGAAGCCACAACTGACAAACCACCAAGTCTGCCGCAGGctgtttctcaccaaacttcaaacTAACTGTCCGCTCcatgtgcagtgtgtttacgATAGTTCACCTCTGAGGGAAAACTGCTTGTatatcacattaaaacaaaaataaataaataaatgtacagcTTCTGCTCTGAAAATGTCAAGCACACAggagttatttttaaaatatgtattttccAAGACATTCAGGGAGGCTGCCAAGAAGAGACACTGCATGTAAGATCTCAGTTTTTGAACATTTACATGGTTTTGATATTCAGTTAAGCGAAATCTGTATCAATATTCAtagcacacataaaaacagacatgtttAGCCTTATTTCAGTgaatcacaataacacaaaaatcaCTATAATCTTAccattatatttattttattcattcctGCAGTGTGCATCATAGCATTTAGGGCCTTGTGTCTCCAGCACCACTACTTGATAGAAACTACTctttatcaaaaatattttgatgttaCAGGAATTAACCATtgaaattatgtgtttttaatgagatTACAGAGGCTCTGAGGTATGTGTGCAAAGACCAAAGACAcaaaagatattaaaatattttaagcagtgtaaaaataaaaaataaaacgaCATGAAATTCTGACAGATATTATTACCAGTGATATTGAGTCTCTCTCTTACCTGTCCAGGTCCATGTTGCCTCCAGGACTCTGTGCTGGTTTCTAGGACTTGTTTGAGAAACTGGACTTTCTAGTTGGAGCAGGTGAGATGGTGAAAAGGCGGCGGGCGAGAGGCTGGCTGTGTTTAACCTCTCAGTCAAAAGAGCcaataaaaatcacattaaatgtATCCCAGTGTCTTTTTTGTCAGGTAAAATTTGAGCCTAACCTGACATATAGTTTTTGGGTAAAAAAAGGCTAGATTCCTTGCACGGGCCAGGTTTCTGTCCTGTTTGGTGAAGCTGGAAAATTAAGAGATTGGTTCTGCAGCATgtgaaaaaacagaataaacaagGAAATGAAAGCGGCCTTGCTGATTGGTTGGGTGTTTCCACACAGGTGGCACAGCCGTCCTCCCATTGGCCAATTAGGAGGAACCTGGAAAGGTGGGAAAGGTGAGCGCGCCGATGTTAAATAGTTTTAGTTTTCGTTTCTTCTGACACTGGTGCTGTATATTGTGCTCTGAGTCTGTTGCACAGGATGATAAaacactcctctctctcagtttgCCCACATTTTAAGGGACATTTGTATTCTGTTATATATCGATAAAAAAGTGGCAGATCAATCAGAGGTAAATTAAGTGACTTTACTGATACgatcctctcccctctcccctgaTGACGTGACTACACATGATTAATATAACcacacaatacaaaataaagaattaTAGTTTTAAAGCTTGTATTATACCGGCTAATAATACGCCAGAGATAATATAATCTCTTAATAATTACTATACTGCAGTATGTTAATATACAGTAGGAGGGTATTGTGGCTGGTCTGAGTAAACATGGCTTTATTGTCGTCTGTACCGTGACATCTTGTGGTCGGCATTTAATTTTGCACCTtgcagacagaaaatgtttctcataTGTGGAATCCACATGTGTGTTTATCGTCccgtgttattttttttttttttagaaatattgattttaaatctAAAGGGCGGATTTACGTTAATAAGCTTTGGTACGTTTGTATttgggtgtttttattttcactgagTGGCCTTGAAGGTTTAGGAACTGGTGCTGCCTTTAAGGACTGTCAGAAGATTCACCACCACTGTTCACATCCACACAAAACTGCCAACTGTTGGAATGTCTCTGCCTCGACACGCCGACAAAACTTGAAGGCAGCATTTCTGAGCATGCGCATTAGCGAGGACAAACCACTGGAAGTGGCGGAAGGTCCAGAGGACTTAACTTAGCTTTTCTTGAATTTTATATTAGTGGCTATATTCACTAATACATCCATTTTCATTGGTAAGGCATTTAAAATGGCTGTTGTGACTCATAATGCCTAAAAACTATCAAAATTcctattttctgtttgtattcCTCCATGTTGTTCGACCTAGCTAACCTAGCAATAGCAACCGGCTAACGCTAACAGAATGCTTGTCTCCTACTTTCAATCGGctttttatattgatttatattgtatttatgcTATAAATCTGCTTAAGgatgtcagtgctgtgttgtCAAGACTCTTAGGACTCTTAAACTAAACTTCCTAACACTGGCTAAACCAGTCTCCTCAGATAACGTTAGCTAAGGTTAGTTAGCCGTGTGAGAGCAGTGCATGGCGGAGACTGACCTCACATCCACCACAGTGCTCATGGGTGGATGAAATTTGTAACGTGACAGGCTGCAGGTAGATGAACATAACGTTACAAGCTCAGAGAGTCATTGTTACTCCTTTCCAATACGCACTGTTGTGATGATTTTGGGGATTGATAGACCCATTATTAGTCCCTCCTTCGTCACTATCAGTCACAAACAAAGTTCATATAACCAAAGCACTGACCTACTTCTGACAGTCTGTCTAACAACTCTGAATGTCTGTAGTCTCATTTTCTTAGGGGAAATTTCCCAGTTAATTGCCTCATCCCTGTGACCCAAAAAGCGGCAATTAACCTCGATCTTAAAGATGTTCCACAGCCGCTGCTGTCTTGCACATTTTGAAGTCTATTGATCGCATAAGACGGCTGTCTTCAACTTCTTTATCAGCAGGGTTGCTTCACCTGAAGCCTCTGCTGGTGTAACTACTTCTTGTTTCCACTTTGTGCATCTCTCAGTTGCATCATACTTTAcaatttccttttcatttccttctcagaagtctttttttttttttttttttttgcaagctACATCTTTCTCAGTTTATGGCTCATCACCCTCTTCGTGGTGTTGTGTATAAAATCTTCAGGTCCAGCATCAGATATGGCCCGTGGGCACCAGAAGTTCCAGTCCCAGcagaaaaatgccaaaaaacagGCAGACATCAAGAAGAGCAAAGGCCATGACCAGAAGGCAGCAGCTAAGGCAGCTTTAGTATACACGTGCACGGTGTGTCGGGTAAGAGCGTAGGCAGAagataaaattattaatttatgaGCTTGGTATTATTTAACCATGAAGTTGAGATGGGACTCAGTAGGTGGGTGGTAGGCAAAGGAGCCACATGTCTTCCAGTGCTGAGATACACTGAATTGCctttttttgtgcaattttgTATCAAAGAGGCTGTAGCGTAAGTATGATTCAGGCATGTGTTCCTAATGAACTGTCCCTCTGTGTTGACATACTGCTACCAAGCTTGCAGCTCTTCTTTTAAGTATTGATATGATTAAAATTTTAAGATCCATCAAAATCTCATTACACAGTCCCTGTAGTCTTTTGGGGACTATTCGAGCCTGTCTGACGGTCACATCCTCTTCAGTGATAATCTAGATGCATGTTGCAGGTATGAAAATGGGCAGTAAGCCAAGTGCTTCGTGAACTCTTCTGCACATTCCTTGGATTCCTACCTCCACCGCTGTCTGTGTTCGCCACTGAAATTGCACTGATCGTCTCTGTTGGCAGCGATGAAGGAACAAATATACGCCATCTCTTCATcgctgcttctctttctctctacattttttttaattgaacacTTATCAAGAAAGGTGGCTACCTATATGTTGGCTGTAAATGCAATGCTTCAGTTGCCTCCCCTTGTCAAGTACTCTTGTGTGCCAGCGGTTACTGCCATCTTTACACTTCATCCATAAAGGTAGTTGCTCTGAACGTCTGTGTAAGTTTGTATAAGTTGACATTTTCTATGTGGTGTACGATGTGTCTTTTGATATCCATCTTCATGCAGTCAATGTACGTGGGTCATCTGATTTTATgagtatatacagtaaataagCAAGAATCAGCTGGATGCCTAGTATATTTATAGCATTTCTATTGGTGTGCTTTTCAGATAATGTCTGTTTGAAtgtatattttctaatttttcactttttttctgtctcacactcTCTCAGACACAAATGCCTGACCCAAAGACCTTCAAGCAGCACTTTGAAAGCAAGCATCCAAAGTCCCCAATGCCCCCAGAGCTGGTCGACGTGGAGGCGTAACAGAATCACCTCTCTTTCAGTAAGACAGTTGGGGCTGATTCAGGACAGGCCTCTACATTTTGCAATGTTTCAGATAAAATCTCTTCAGTACTGCAATTATTCCTCATGCTGCTTAATTCGGTAATTGATAGAAAGGTGTTTTATGCAGGGCAGGCAAGCAAGAGCTGACTCGGTATAAAACAGAAGGTCAGCACACAGCAGACGACTACCATCTCTTGGCTTGTGCTTAAACAAATCACAGTTTCCTCCTTTGATTGTATGCAGTATTTCTATCtgatcatttcaaaatgttgcGTTCATAAGACCAGCTTGTCCTACCACCATTACACCGTCTCAGGGCTCCCACTGTTTCAAGACAGGCTTTGAATTTAGAAGAAAATATGAATTGGCACTGGCTCAACTGAACAAAGTTGATGTTTGAAGTCACCTGCATCTAAATCCAATGTACTATGAAATCCATTATGAATTTTTGACTGAATCTAATTTGTGATGCACCAGAGTTGGGTTCATTATTATAGTTTATTCAAAAAGGACTTTGGAGTCCATATTATGCTTCAGAACCACTAATGTCTTATTTTGAGTAGATTCAGATTTACTTCCAATCTGcactgatttttttcccttccctttcctagaaaattaaaaaaatttcaaGACAAGTCTAGTTTTTGTTGATATGAAGAATATATGAAACACTTTGTGCTACACGGGTACTGAAATTGTGCATTTTCCTCTCAGATTGTCATGAAACATCTAGTTCATGTCCACTGTGTAACTTTCTCACATGCAAAAGAGTTGTAAAAGGCGACCAGAGAGGGCACTGCAAGTCTACTTAGAGAAAACCTTTCCATGACACAGTTTCTGCAACTTCTCTTTTCATAGAGCAATGTGATGACTGCATAAAACATTCATAACATCTTTCACCCTGTGAGAGTGGGCAGATGAGTGAATGAGGGCAAAAGTTTGCACTAGGTGTTGTATACGGTAACGCTAATTAGTTACTCCTATCCTCCCCATTTTGTCACTGTCATACATTGTGGCACAGTTGTGTGCACCACTGTAGTGTTTGAGAATGATTTAGTTCATCACTATTGTATTTTGCAGTGGAACCTGTCTCACACTGTCATTTCAGTGGCATAAGTGAAACCGATCCCTCGTGCAGCCTCACACTGTCATCCTGCGTTATCCCGTCATGATGGTGCAAAAGTATTTCACCTCTGAACCTGCATTAAAAGTCTGAACTACATTGTACACTGTAAGTTAGCTTTGGTTCTTACTTTTTGTATTAGTTTCTTTTCACAGCATGCTAACAGAGAATTAATTTATAGAAAGGAACTATTTTCAATACATCTGGACCTACTGGTCATTAACCACTGACATTGTATCACTGTGCTAAAGTCTGGGCTGACAACCAGccatgtttttttacttttgtaataATCATATCTTTGTCCGCAATGTTATGTATAGCCTTTTAATAAAGGTGTTACTTTTATACGAACCACTACTAAGCTGTGTCTTTTTTTGATCATTTAGAAGTTTCCACCTgaatagtttgtgtgtttgtgtgtgtgtgttttgtttcatggCCTAATGAGCTTCCACCTGCTCCATAGGTTATTATTGTAATGCTAATTCAGACCGTACCAGGTTGAAACTAATGTGTGCTATAGTTACTGTGAAACCCTTTCAATCACTTTCATGTATCACAGTGGATACTAATCTGCACCATCTACAAACTGTGCAATGAAGGTGGAAATTAATCAGTATAATAAATCACaattcctctcctcctcctgctctttcaGTCCTTTCAGTTTGTGCTGGACCCCATAAATTTTATCtcagtaattttatttttattagccTCTCAGTTTATACCCTGGTGAGAGCACAAGAGCCCTCTTAGCAGCTGCTCGTCCACTCGGTTTATGATCAAACCAACTCTATATTTAAGAGTGAGAAATGTAGCATGAAGGTAATAATGAATCAATGCAGCAGTGGGAATGTTACAAGAACTGACAAACACCAATAATGTTGATCATACTTTTGATCTATTTATGCCCAACATCCCGTCGGTTGTTTTAGAAGACCTTTGTTGTCCAAATATACACACTCCATTGCCAGTTCATCAGGTTAACTGTTAAAGAGTAGTGTAGATTCAACTGTGTGGCTGTtgtggaggatgtagtttgtggtgctgttgaaccGCGCTGCCTTATGCAGGGAGGTGTTAATTAGCCGACCCTCACTGATGCAGAGTGTACAAAATAATAACACAGTACAGTTCAACAGCTCTGCGAAgtacatcctccaaaatgaccctacagttgaatctacacctctctgaaacagtttcaacaaaaactgaacacaatAACCctcatgaagggaggatttattgcagggttGTTACATGAGACTGCATTGTCTTTAGCTAGGTGTATGTATCAGGTTTTGTGTATAATCTTACACATTTGGAACATGCTTGGTTTTAACTAtcatgttttcaaggtttggaAAAGGCTTGAATTCAAATATAGtccatttcaacattttcaacataatctggtTTTCAAACAAAGTAAATATGAACAGCTTGCACAGAAAAGACCACCAATGTATTTGTCACAAATGAATCACATAGAATCTTTGCTAATGTGGGTATAAAGGGAATTATGTAGTTCAATTCTTATAATTGTGGTTATTGTAGCAATTGATGTGATAATAAAGGCTTCAGGAGTGTGAAAGTCTTTTTTAGGTATCTggaaaatgcttgaaaagtgcttgaattttactgTTCATGTTATCTTTATATATATGCACCCATTAAAGAACAGTGAAGGAAGTTGCACTTAGACTTTCTCTACAGTATGTAGTTGAACTACAGCTGGCACTGCATCCAACAGGAATACCACGTGCTAAATGTctgtactacagtactacagccTGGCTTGGCTGTATttctgtacatacagtacacattcTCCCAACTACATGTGATATATTGACTCACTGTGTTTCAGACGGACTCTAATGGGTCCTGCCATTGCTTTTCTAAGTCGTGATTTGGACTGACTCAAGTTTTTGTGTGCATTAGTTTGTGGTGCAGTATTTGTCACATTCAAGCCTGAGGAGTAAAGTATCCACAACAAGTGTGACAGGTGGCAGTGTTGTCATCCTGCTATTCTTTTTATAAGGGATCaagtatgttaaaaaaaaaagtcaatttaacTGGATCCAAAAGTATTTTCCATACAGTATTTCTAGTTGTTGCAGATGCACCCACATGCCCACAATCCTGGATACACAAAGCTCCACTACAACGTCTACTACTACAAGCATGTGTGCTGAAAAGATAATATACTATTGTACTAAGTTACAAAAGagagcagtggaggagagggggaaatgtgttttttttgtgttattttatactgattgtttctttattgtctggtaatgtaaatgtttttgtgcttgACGACCTCAAAAATGAGATGATGTGTCTCAAGGCGTTTATCCTCAAACAGAATACTTCAGTGATTTAGTAATGCACTTTCATTAAGTTGGAGGACTCACAAGACACAGATGGTCAAAATTGCGAAATACAGGACTTTTTGTCGTGCTCCAAAACcgctggatcctacatttcccataatgccttTTATAAGATCCTCTTTGTCTGGTAAACACCTGGCTATCTTTGAAATTCCACAGCTCCAGCTTGTAACACAGGCGTCCTGCTATGAATAAGCCGCCTCTAAACCCAAGCTGAG
The nucleotide sequence above comes from Pempheris klunzingeri isolate RE-2024b chromosome 8, fPemKlu1.hap1, whole genome shotgun sequence. Encoded proteins:
- the LOC139205107 gene encoding zinc finger protein 706, yielding MARGHQKFQSQQKNAKKQADIKKSKGHDQKAAAKAALVYTCTVCRTQMPDPKTFKQHFESKHPKSPMPPELVDVEA